A single genomic interval of Haloactinospora alba harbors:
- a CDS encoding phosphoribosyltransferase: MSDDGREHLTYDLFGTAVRELAQTIADDGYEPEIILSIARGGLFVAGGLGYALGVKNLNVVNVEFYTGVGETLDMPVFLPPVPDTVDLSEKKVLVADDVADTGSTLKLVHDFCAEHVAEVRTAVVYEKPQSLVKCDYVWKRTDRWINFAWSVQPPVVQREGQVHDA, from the coding sequence GTGAGCGACGACGGCCGCGAGCACCTGACCTACGACCTGTTCGGCACCGCCGTGCGCGAGCTGGCGCAGACCATCGCCGACGACGGGTACGAGCCCGAGATCATCCTGTCGATCGCCCGCGGCGGGCTGTTCGTGGCCGGCGGTCTGGGCTACGCGCTGGGAGTGAAGAACCTGAACGTCGTGAACGTGGAGTTCTACACCGGTGTGGGGGAGACGCTGGACATGCCGGTGTTCCTGCCGCCGGTCCCCGACACCGTCGACCTGAGCGAGAAGAAGGTCCTGGTGGCCGACGACGTCGCTGACACCGGCTCCACCCTGAAGCTGGTGCACGACTTCTGCGCCGAGCACGTGGCCGAGGTGCGCACCGCGGTCGTGTACGAGAAGCCGCAGTCCCTGGTCAAGTGCGACTACGTGTGGAAGCGCACCGACCGGTGGATCAACTTCGCCTGGTCGGTGCAGCCACCGGTGGTGCAGCGCGAGGGCCAGGTCCACGACGCGTGA
- a CDS encoding ABC transporter ATP-binding protein — protein MPPTTAPAPDTTERAVPLRLAQLCHTVGGRRLLDRVDLETERGTATVITGPSGSGKSTLLSCVLGLSTPDAGSVRVLGNEVTRMRRRGLATMRGRDIGMVFQSGELLPELTPTENVVLAGLLAGLDADHANERARRLLAELEVATTAESTTSLSGGEYQRTAVARALITDPPLLLADEPTGALDPDTHDTVADLLFSLPQQRDCALVVVTHDRDMAARGDTVLRLRGGQLERVSP, from the coding sequence ATGCCCCCCACGACCGCGCCCGCACCGGACACGACAGAGCGGGCGGTACCGCTGCGCCTGGCTCAGCTGTGCCACACGGTGGGTGGTCGCCGCCTGCTTGACCGAGTGGACCTGGAAACGGAGCGGGGAACGGCGACCGTGATCACCGGCCCCAGCGGTTCGGGCAAGAGCACGCTGCTCTCCTGCGTCCTGGGTCTGAGCACTCCGGATGCCGGGAGTGTGCGCGTACTCGGCAACGAGGTCACCCGGATGCGACGGCGCGGGTTGGCCACCATGCGCGGCCGGGACATCGGAATGGTGTTCCAATCCGGGGAGCTCCTCCCGGAACTCACCCCGACGGAGAACGTGGTCCTCGCCGGACTGTTGGCGGGACTCGACGCGGACCACGCCAACGAACGGGCCCGCCGACTGCTGGCCGAGCTGGAGGTCGCCACCACCGCCGAGAGCACCACCTCCCTGTCCGGCGGTGAGTACCAGCGCACCGCCGTGGCCCGGGCGCTGATCACCGACCCGCCCCTCCTCCTCGCGGACGAACCCACCGGCGCCCTCGACCCCGACACGCACGACACGGTCGCCGACCTCCTCTTCTCCCTCCCCCAGCAGCGGGACTGCGCTCTTGTCGTCGTCACGCACGACCGGGACATGGCCGCCCGGGGCGACACCGTGCTCCGGCTGCGCGGTGGCCAGCTGGAACGGGTGTCCCCATGA
- a CDS encoding LacI family DNA-binding transcriptional regulator, producing MSGQQRPTLEMVAKRAGVGRGTVSRVINGSASVSELTRNAVLGAVADLGYVPNHAARTLVTRRTDMVALVVSEPHERIFAEPFFAQVIKGVSAALSERDLQLLLTMVASAQERERAGQFLTSEHVDGVLLLSEHRDDPLPGWLTEAGMPCVHGGRPLGREGASYVDIDNTGGGRMATRHLVDRGCGRIGTIAGPQDMVAGVERLHGYQQALREAGREPDPGLVAVGDFSYEGGERAMRELLSARPEVDGLFVASDLMASAALRVLREEHRRVPEDVAVVGHDDFTIAMHAEPPLTTMHQPAERMGHEMARLLAEGLAGTGRAAAAEPAAVVLDTHLVQRESA from the coding sequence GTGAGTGGTCAGCAGCGGCCGACACTGGAGATGGTGGCGAAGCGCGCCGGGGTGGGACGCGGCACGGTCTCCCGCGTCATCAACGGTTCCGCCAGTGTCAGCGAACTGACCCGCAACGCCGTGCTGGGGGCGGTGGCGGATCTGGGCTACGTCCCCAACCACGCGGCGCGCACCCTGGTGACCCGCCGCACCGACATGGTCGCGCTGGTGGTGTCCGAGCCGCACGAACGCATCTTCGCCGAACCGTTCTTCGCCCAGGTCATCAAGGGGGTGAGCGCGGCGCTGAGCGAGCGGGACCTGCAGCTGCTGCTGACCATGGTGGCCTCCGCCCAGGAGCGTGAACGCGCGGGCCAGTTCCTGACGAGCGAGCACGTGGACGGGGTGCTGCTGCTGTCGGAGCACCGCGACGACCCGCTTCCGGGGTGGCTCACCGAGGCGGGGATGCCGTGCGTGCACGGCGGCCGCCCGTTGGGGCGGGAGGGCGCCAGCTACGTCGACATCGACAACACCGGCGGGGGGCGGATGGCCACCCGCCACCTGGTGGACCGGGGGTGCGGCCGGATCGGCACCATCGCCGGTCCGCAGGACATGGTGGCCGGGGTGGAACGGTTGCACGGCTACCAGCAGGCGCTGCGCGAGGCCGGTCGGGAACCCGACCCGGGCCTGGTGGCCGTGGGCGACTTCAGCTACGAGGGCGGGGAGCGCGCCATGCGTGAGCTGCTGTCGGCGCGCCCGGAGGTGGACGGGCTGTTCGTCGCCTCGGACCTGATGGCGTCGGCGGCGCTGCGGGTGCTGCGGGAGGAGCACCGGCGGGTCCCCGAGGACGTGGCGGTGGTGGGCCACGACGACTTCACGATCGCGATGCACGCGGAACCACCGCTGACCACCATGCACCAGCCCGCCGAACGCATGGGGCACGAGATGGCGCGCCTGCTCGCCGAGGGCCTCGCCGGAACAGGCAGGGCCGCCGCGGCGGAACCCGCGGCGGTGGTGCTGGACACCCACCTCGTACAGCGGGAGTCGGCCTGA
- a CDS encoding GH1 family beta-glucosidase — protein MAAGFPPGFAWGAGTSAFQIEGATRAGGRGVSIWDTFAAAPGNVADGDTGEEAADHYHRYAEDVALLRSLGIGHYRFSVAWPRIQPDGTGPANPAGLDFYDRLVDALLDSGIRPWVTLYHWDLPQALEDAGGWPRRDTAHRFADYAALVHQRLGDRVRDWITVNEPWVVANLGHVTGEHAPGRREPAAAAAAVHHLLLGHGLTTAAIRDQDSGPAADPLAVGLAHNPEPVRPHTGSDADRDAARRVDGTRNRIFLDPLYYGSYPADVLADLGDLWDPATVRDGDLATISAPLDFLGVNYYSPARVASAPEAGAAEEAPDSPAPLGWEGVTAVSSGLPRTDQDWEVDATGMTEILTRIAADYPGVALYVTENGASYRDEVAADGAVRDPDRTAYLASHVRAVRDAVDAGAPVRGYFVWSLLDNFEWAFGYRERFGVVHVDFSSQRRTVKDSGIWYSRLASGAGEAGDDAS, from the coding sequence TTGGCTGCCGGGTTCCCGCCGGGGTTCGCCTGGGGCGCGGGAACGTCGGCGTTCCAGATCGAGGGTGCCACCCGGGCCGGGGGGCGCGGCGTGAGCATCTGGGACACGTTCGCCGCCGCCCCCGGCAACGTCGCCGACGGCGACACCGGGGAGGAGGCCGCCGACCACTACCACCGCTACGCCGAGGACGTGGCGCTGCTGCGGTCGCTGGGCATCGGCCACTACCGGTTCTCCGTCGCCTGGCCCCGTATCCAGCCCGACGGGACCGGGCCCGCCAACCCGGCCGGGTTGGACTTCTACGACCGGCTGGTGGACGCGCTGCTGGACTCCGGAATCCGCCCCTGGGTGACCCTGTACCACTGGGACCTCCCCCAAGCGTTGGAGGACGCCGGCGGCTGGCCCCGGCGCGACACCGCCCACCGGTTCGCCGACTACGCCGCCCTGGTGCACCAGCGGCTCGGGGACCGGGTGCGTGACTGGATCACGGTGAACGAACCCTGGGTGGTGGCCAACCTCGGCCACGTGACCGGGGAGCACGCCCCCGGCCGCCGCGAACCGGCCGCGGCCGCCGCCGCGGTGCACCACCTCCTGCTCGGCCACGGGTTGACCACCGCCGCCATCCGGGACCAGGACAGCGGGCCGGCCGCCGACCCGCTGGCGGTGGGGCTCGCGCACAACCCCGAACCCGTCCGGCCGCACACCGGCAGCGACGCCGACCGCGACGCCGCGCGCCGCGTCGACGGCACCCGCAACCGGATCTTCCTCGACCCGCTGTACTACGGCAGCTACCCCGCCGACGTCCTGGCCGACCTCGGTGACCTGTGGGACCCGGCGACGGTGCGCGACGGGGACCTCGCCACCATCTCCGCCCCGCTCGACTTCCTCGGGGTGAACTACTACAGCCCCGCGCGGGTCGCATCCGCCCCGGAGGCGGGGGCTGCGGAGGAGGCGCCGGACAGTCCCGCACCGCTGGGGTGGGAGGGGGTCACCGCGGTGAGCAGCGGTCTCCCCCGCACCGACCAGGACTGGGAGGTGGACGCGACCGGGATGACGGAGATCCTCACCCGCATTGCCGCGGACTACCCGGGGGTCGCGCTGTACGTGACGGAGAACGGCGCCTCCTACCGGGACGAAGTCGCCGCGGACGGGGCGGTGCGCGACCCGGACCGCACCGCCTACCTGGCCAGCCACGTGCGCGCCGTCCGGGACGCCGTCGACGCGGGCGCCCCGGTGCGCGGGTACTTCGTGTGGTCGCTGCTGGACAACTTCGAGTGGGCGTTCGGCTACCGTGAACGGTTCGGCGTGGTGCACGTGGACTTCTCGTCCCAGCGCAGGACCGTGAAGGACAGCGGGATCTGGTACAGCCGCCTGGCCAGCGGCGCCGGGGAGGCCGGCGACGACGCCTCGTGA
- a CDS encoding carbohydrate ABC transporter permease, with product MSARTRTARRRAAPATGGARQAGPVTYVALSLTVLLSVFPLYWMVVIATRGNAAIAQRPPAVLPGTNFADNLSETLQNPQANFALGLLNSAIVASITAVSVVLFCSLAGFALAKLQFTGRNVITLGVVLTMMVPVQLAVIPMLIMMDTLDWRGQLQAVIVPFMVTGFGVFMMRQYALQGVPTELIESARVDGCSMTRTFFSVVLPALRPAMAVLGLLTFMQNWNEFIWPIAVLGPDNPTVQVSINQLNQGYVSDFSLMFTGATLATAPLLLVFVVFGRHLIGGIMEGAIKG from the coding sequence TTGAGTGCACGCACGCGCACGGCGCGACGCCGGGCCGCACCCGCCACCGGCGGTGCCCGGCAGGCGGGGCCGGTGACCTATGTGGCCCTGTCGCTGACGGTGCTCCTCTCGGTGTTCCCGCTGTACTGGATGGTCGTGATCGCCACCCGCGGCAACGCGGCGATAGCCCAGCGCCCGCCGGCGGTCCTGCCCGGGACGAACTTCGCCGACAACCTGTCCGAGACGCTGCAGAACCCGCAGGCCAACTTCGCGCTGGGACTGCTGAACTCCGCCATCGTCGCCTCGATCACCGCGGTCTCGGTGGTGCTGTTCTGCTCCCTGGCGGGTTTCGCGCTGGCGAAACTGCAGTTCACCGGCCGCAACGTGATCACGCTCGGCGTGGTGCTGACCATGATGGTGCCGGTGCAGCTGGCCGTCATCCCGATGCTGATCATGATGGACACGCTGGACTGGCGCGGGCAGCTGCAGGCGGTCATCGTGCCGTTCATGGTGACCGGCTTCGGCGTGTTCATGATGCGGCAGTACGCCCTGCAGGGCGTGCCGACCGAGCTGATCGAGTCCGCCCGCGTGGACGGGTGCTCCATGACCCGCACGTTCTTCAGCGTCGTGCTCCCGGCGCTGCGCCCCGCGATGGCGGTGCTGGGCCTGCTGACCTTCATGCAGAACTGGAACGAGTTCATCTGGCCGATCGCGGTACTCGGCCCCGACAACCCGACAGTGCAGGTGTCCATCAACCAGCTCAACCAGGGCTACGTCAGTGACTTCTCGCTGATGTTCACCGGGGCGACCCTCGCCACCGCTCCCCTGCTGCTGGTGTTCGTCGTATTCGGCCGCCATCTCATCGGCGGAATCATGGAAGGTGCGATCAAAGGGTGA
- a CDS encoding carbohydrate ABC transporter permease: MRVRNRGAAPDDGNAPPARGASAPPPDPDRAARRSRLWSQLDLKLSPYLFVSPYFLLFGVFGLFPVLFTFWISLHDWGLLAGKQEFVGLDNYAFLLGDEKFWNALANTLGIFFLAIVPQLMLALLLADTLNRSIRLRGFFRVGIIIPYVTSIAAMAIIFGQLFGREFGLINYGLETLGMGGIDWQNNRLASWTAIAVMIDWRWLGFNTLIYLAAMQAIPRDMFEAAAIDGASRLRQFFQITVPMVRPTIMFTVIISTIGQMQLFTEPVIFGQGYGGGTQGQFQTVAMLMFEEAMGAQNFGYGSAIAWVIFLLIVVFALVNVLSVGRIRSAN, encoded by the coding sequence ATGAGAGTCCGCAACCGCGGGGCCGCCCCGGACGACGGGAACGCCCCGCCCGCGCGCGGGGCCTCCGCGCCCCCGCCCGACCCCGACCGCGCCGCCCGCCGCTCGCGCCTGTGGTCCCAACTCGACCTGAAACTGTCGCCGTACCTGTTCGTGTCGCCGTACTTCCTGCTGTTCGGCGTCTTCGGCCTGTTCCCCGTCCTGTTCACCTTCTGGATCTCGCTGCACGACTGGGGACTGCTCGCCGGAAAGCAGGAGTTCGTCGGCCTGGACAACTACGCGTTCCTGCTCGGCGACGAGAAGTTCTGGAACGCGCTGGCCAACACGCTGGGCATCTTCTTCCTGGCGATCGTCCCCCAGCTGATGCTGGCGCTGCTGCTCGCCGACACCCTGAACCGCAGCATCCGGCTGCGCGGCTTCTTCCGCGTGGGGATCATCATCCCCTACGTGACCTCCATCGCGGCGATGGCGATCATTTTCGGCCAGCTGTTCGGCCGGGAATTCGGCCTGATCAACTACGGCCTGGAAACCCTCGGCATGGGGGGAATCGACTGGCAGAACAACCGCCTCGCCTCCTGGACGGCGATCGCCGTCATGATCGACTGGCGCTGGCTGGGCTTCAACACCCTGATCTACCTGGCCGCGATGCAGGCCATCCCGCGGGACATGTTCGAGGCCGCCGCCATCGACGGCGCCTCCCGCCTGCGGCAGTTCTTCCAGATCACCGTCCCGATGGTGCGCCCCACGATCATGTTCACCGTCATCATCTCCACGATCGGCCAGATGCAGCTGTTCACCGAACCGGTCATTTTCGGCCAGGGGTACGGCGGCGGCACCCAGGGCCAGTTCCAGACCGTGGCGATGCTGATGTTCGAGGAGGCCATGGGTGCCCAGAACTTCGGCTACGGCTCCGCGATCGCCTGGGTGATCTTCCTGCTGATCGTGGTGTTCGCGCTCGTCAACGTGCTGTCCGTCGGCCGCATCCGCAGCGCGAACTGA
- a CDS encoding ABC transporter substrate-binding protein → MSKHTRGMRSVAAAVSSGALLTAVACGNGGGDGGDPELVIETFGTFGYEKLLQEFEEDTGITVEERTYGELEDWNEQLTQNLSAGSGLGDVVAVEEGILLDVMQSQDSFHDLYDYGAGSMEDHFLDWKWEMGHTPSGRLLGLGTDIGGMAVCYRTDYFEQAGLPSDREEVSELWQTWDDFVEVGVEFSESDVDAAFADTTTEYSNAIMRQSGDVMFLDQENELVIEESDSVERAWDIAGRMIEEDLTAELEMWSDDWTAAIQSGAFATMPCPSWMLGQIEENAGEEGEGKWDVARVPGDGGNWGGSWLAVPEQTDHPEEAAQLAQFLTGPEGHLGAWEARNNLPSSPETLQSDEVQNHTNPYFNDAPVGEIYAQGAMDLEPTHFGIGHFAIQQSTNTEALLSWEQGQADREEAWEQAVQDAERIAENN, encoded by the coding sequence ATGTCGAAACACACGCGCGGCATGCGAAGCGTCGCCGCCGCTGTCAGCAGCGGTGCCCTGTTAACGGCCGTCGCCTGCGGCAACGGCGGCGGCGACGGCGGCGATCCGGAACTGGTGATCGAGACCTTCGGCACCTTCGGCTACGAGAAGCTGCTGCAGGAGTTCGAGGAGGACACCGGGATCACGGTCGAGGAACGCACCTACGGAGAGCTCGAGGACTGGAACGAGCAGCTCACCCAGAACCTCTCCGCGGGAAGCGGCCTCGGCGACGTCGTCGCGGTCGAGGAGGGCATCCTCCTCGACGTGATGCAGTCCCAGGACTCCTTCCACGACCTGTACGACTACGGGGCCGGGTCGATGGAGGACCACTTCCTCGACTGGAAGTGGGAGATGGGCCACACCCCCAGCGGCCGGCTCCTCGGCCTGGGCACCGACATCGGCGGCATGGCCGTCTGCTACCGCACCGACTACTTCGAGCAGGCCGGCCTGCCCAGCGACCGCGAGGAGGTCTCCGAGCTCTGGCAGACCTGGGACGACTTCGTCGAGGTCGGTGTCGAGTTCTCCGAGTCGGACGTGGACGCCGCCTTCGCCGACACCACCACCGAGTACAGCAACGCCATCATGCGCCAGTCGGGCGACGTGATGTTCCTCGACCAGGAAAACGAGCTCGTCATCGAGGAGAGCGACTCCGTCGAGCGCGCCTGGGACATCGCCGGACGCATGATCGAGGAGGACCTCACCGCGGAGCTGGAGATGTGGTCCGACGACTGGACCGCCGCCATCCAGTCCGGTGCCTTCGCCACCATGCCCTGCCCCTCCTGGATGCTCGGGCAGATCGAGGAGAACGCCGGCGAGGAAGGTGAGGGCAAGTGGGACGTCGCCCGGGTCCCCGGTGACGGCGGCAACTGGGGCGGCTCCTGGCTCGCCGTGCCCGAACAGACCGACCACCCCGAGGAGGCCGCCCAGCTGGCCCAGTTCCTGACCGGACCGGAGGGGCACCTGGGCGCCTGGGAGGCGCGCAACAACCTGCCGTCCTCCCCCGAGACGCTGCAGAGCGACGAGGTGCAGAACCACACCAACCCCTACTTCAACGACGCCCCGGTCGGGGAGATCTACGCCCAGGGCGCGATGGATCTGGAGCCGACCCACTTCGGCATCGGCCACTTCGCCATCCAGCAGAGCACGAACACCGAGGCGCTGCTGTCCTGGGAACAGGGCCAGGCCGACCGTGAGGAGGCCTGGGAGCAGGCCGTGCAGGACGCCGAACGGATCGCGGAGAACAACTGA
- the paaN gene encoding phenylacetic acid degradation protein PaaN: protein MATASTTPAALAEQHRTTLDAAVAAIHGRHFYTPYPESPSPKVYGQEAAPTGQAAFEGYLGADFPLDQPGTSDRIATERSPYGIKLDVRYPRTDTESLLAAARDALPSWRDAGPDGRAGVCLEILRRLNERSFEMAHAVQHTSGQAFVMAFQAGGTHAQDRGLEAVAYGYDMITSYAGTVRWEKPQRKGDPLVMDKRFRAVGRGTALLIGCNTFPTWNAYPGLFASLVTGNPVIVKPHPGAVLPLAITVAIAREVLAEAGLDPNTVLLATEHPEEKRAADLALRPEVRIVDFTGSTAFGDWLEANARQAFVNTEKAGVNAVVVDSTDAYRGMLDNLAFSLSLFSGQMCTTPQNIFVPRRGVDTDEGHKTPGEVSSDLAEAVSRLLEDPATATGVLGAIANEDILHRLEHAEKLGEAALRPHSVTHPEFADARVRTPAIVNVDAEQRETYARERFGPVSFVITTDDTPDSLRLMRETITAGGALTASVYSTTERVLEAAEQTAMAAGVNLSANLTGQVFVNQSAAFSDYHGTGANPVATASLTDPAYVAGRFSFVQSRRHA, encoded by the coding sequence GTGGCCACAGCCAGCACGACCCCCGCGGCACTCGCCGAACAGCACCGCACCACCCTCGACGCCGCAGTAGCCGCCATCCACGGGCGGCACTTCTACACCCCCTACCCCGAGTCGCCCAGCCCCAAGGTGTACGGCCAGGAGGCCGCGCCGACCGGGCAGGCCGCCTTCGAGGGCTACCTCGGCGCGGACTTCCCGCTGGACCAGCCCGGAACCAGCGACCGGATCGCCACCGAGCGCTCCCCCTACGGAATCAAGCTGGACGTGCGCTACCCCCGCACCGACACCGAGAGTCTGCTGGCCGCCGCCCGCGACGCCCTGCCGTCCTGGCGCGACGCGGGCCCCGACGGGCGGGCCGGGGTGTGCCTGGAGATCCTGCGGCGGCTGAACGAGCGCAGCTTCGAGATGGCCCACGCGGTGCAGCACACCAGCGGGCAGGCGTTCGTCATGGCGTTCCAGGCCGGCGGCACGCACGCCCAGGACCGCGGCCTGGAGGCCGTCGCCTACGGCTACGACATGATCACCTCCTACGCCGGAACCGTGCGGTGGGAGAAACCGCAGCGCAAGGGTGACCCGCTGGTGATGGACAAGCGGTTCCGCGCGGTGGGACGCGGCACCGCCCTGCTCATCGGGTGCAACACCTTCCCCACGTGGAACGCCTACCCCGGGCTGTTCGCCAGCCTGGTCACCGGAAACCCGGTCATCGTGAAACCGCACCCGGGCGCGGTGCTGCCGCTGGCGATCACGGTCGCCATCGCGCGGGAAGTGCTGGCCGAGGCGGGCCTCGACCCGAACACGGTGCTGCTGGCCACCGAGCACCCCGAGGAGAAGCGCGCGGCCGACCTCGCCCTGCGCCCCGAGGTGCGGATCGTGGACTTCACCGGTTCCACCGCCTTCGGCGACTGGTTGGAGGCCAACGCCCGGCAGGCGTTCGTGAACACCGAGAAGGCCGGGGTGAACGCGGTCGTCGTGGACTCCACCGACGCCTACCGGGGCATGCTGGACAACCTCGCGTTCTCGCTGTCGCTGTTCAGCGGGCAGATGTGCACCACCCCGCAGAACATCTTCGTGCCGCGCCGCGGCGTCGATACCGACGAGGGGCACAAGACCCCCGGGGAGGTCAGCTCCGACCTGGCCGAGGCCGTGTCCCGACTGCTGGAGGACCCCGCGACCGCCACCGGCGTACTCGGCGCGATCGCCAACGAGGACATCCTGCACCGCCTGGAACACGCCGAGAAACTGGGCGAGGCGGCGCTGCGGCCGCACAGTGTCACCCACCCGGAGTTCGCCGACGCGCGGGTGCGCACCCCCGCCATCGTGAACGTGGACGCCGAACAGCGCGAGACCTACGCCAGGGAGCGCTTCGGCCCGGTGTCGTTCGTGATCACCACCGACGACACCCCGGACTCGCTGCGGCTGATGCGCGAGACCATCACCGCGGGCGGGGCGCTCACCGCGAGCGTGTACTCCACCACCGAGCGGGTACTGGAGGCAGCCGAGCAGACCGCGATGGCGGCCGGGGTGAACCTGTCCGCGAACCTCACCGGGCAGGTGTTCGTGAACCAGTCGGCGGCGTTCAGCGACTACCACGGCACCGGCGCCAACCCGGTGGCAACCGCCTCACTCACCGACCCCGCCTACGTCGCCGGACGGTTCAGCTTCGTCCAATCCCGCCGACACGCCTGA
- a CDS encoding AMP-binding protein yields the protein MAHHTPSRDSRPARPHGIGAAPDPGPLDPMERASRDELETHQLRHLRWTLRHAYENQPFYRRKCDDAGVTPDDLRDLTDLTRFPFTTKQDLRDAYPFDAFAVPMDRVVRVHASSGTTGGASVAGYTRADVATWSELVARAIRASGGKPGEKVHVAYGYGLFTGGLGAHYGAERLGCTVIPVSGGNTARQADLIADFRPDTIMVTPSYLLTIADELRARGTDPRATSLRTAILGAEPWTEDMRREIEDTFDLHAVDIYGLSEVMGSGVANEYVETKDAPHVFEDHFLPEIVDPDSGRPVPDGGAGELVFTTLTKEAMPVVRYRTRDLSRLLPGTARPAFRRMAKVTGRSDDTIILRGVNLVPSQVEEQVLRLGALAPHFQLVLRRPDRLDELTVRVEHRPQAGEAAAAAEEQLASAVKERLGVSAAVEVVPPGTLPRSSGKTSRVRDERPG from the coding sequence ATGGCCCACCACACCCCTTCCCGCGACTCCCGCCCCGCCCGGCCGCACGGCATCGGCGCCGCACCCGACCCCGGACCGCTGGACCCGATGGAACGCGCCTCCCGCGACGAGCTGGAGACCCACCAGCTGCGCCACCTCCGGTGGACGCTGCGCCACGCCTACGAGAACCAGCCCTTCTACCGGCGCAAGTGCGACGACGCCGGTGTCACCCCCGACGACCTGCGTGACCTCACCGACCTGACCCGCTTCCCGTTCACCACCAAGCAGGACCTGCGCGACGCCTACCCGTTCGACGCGTTCGCCGTCCCCATGGACCGGGTGGTCCGGGTGCACGCCTCCAGCGGCACCACCGGCGGAGCCTCCGTGGCGGGCTACACCCGCGCCGACGTAGCGACCTGGTCCGAGCTGGTGGCCCGCGCCATCCGCGCCTCGGGCGGGAAACCGGGGGAGAAGGTGCACGTCGCCTACGGGTACGGCCTGTTCACCGGCGGGCTCGGCGCCCACTACGGCGCCGAGCGGCTGGGCTGCACCGTCATCCCCGTCTCCGGCGGCAACACCGCCCGGCAGGCCGACCTGATCGCCGACTTCCGACCGGACACGATCATGGTCACCCCCTCCTACCTGCTCACCATCGCCGACGAGCTGCGCGCCCGGGGCACGGACCCGCGGGCCACCTCGCTGCGCACGGCCATCCTGGGCGCCGAACCGTGGACCGAGGACATGCGCCGGGAGATCGAGGACACGTTCGACCTGCATGCCGTGGACATCTACGGCCTGTCCGAGGTGATGGGGTCCGGCGTGGCCAACGAGTACGTGGAGACCAAGGACGCGCCGCACGTGTTCGAGGACCACTTCCTGCCGGAGATCGTGGACCCGGACAGCGGGCGGCCCGTGCCCGACGGCGGCGCGGGCGAGCTCGTGTTCACCACCCTCACGAAGGAGGCCATGCCGGTGGTGCGCTACCGCACCCGCGACCTGTCCCGCCTCCTGCCGGGTACGGCCCGGCCGGCGTTCCGCCGCATGGCCAAGGTGACCGGCCGCAGCGACGACACGATCATCCTGCGCGGTGTGAACCTCGTCCCCTCCCAGGTGGAGGAGCAGGTGCTGCGCCTCGGCGCGCTCGCGCCGCACTTCCAGCTGGTGCTGCGCCGCCCGGACCGGCTGGACGAGCTCACGGTGCGGGTGGAGCACCGGCCGCAGGCGGGCGAGGCGGCCGCGGCCGCAGAGGAGCAGCTGGCCAGCGCGGTCAAGGAACGGCTCGGAGTGAGCGCCGCTGTGGAGGTGGTGCCGCCCGGGACGCTGCCGCGCTCCTCCGGCAAGACCTCCCGCGTCCGCGACGAGCGCCCCGGGTGA
- a CDS encoding TetR/AcrR family transcriptional regulator yields MPPPPGAADKPSPRRTGRPGYDAESVLRVAVRLFNEQGYDGTSMGDLARALGVTKSAIYHHVSAKEELLRRSLDRALDALFAVTREPAATSGSAIDRLDHVLRGSVRVLVAELEHVTLLLRVRGNTEVERRALERRREFDHIVSELVRHGAEEGDIRPDIDPALASRLMFGTVNSIVEWYRPGRGLEADELADALAAMAFNGLRA; encoded by the coding sequence ATGCCTCCTCCACCCGGCGCTGCCGACAAACCCTCCCCGCGCCGTACCGGCCGTCCGGGGTACGACGCGGAGTCCGTGCTGCGCGTCGCCGTGCGGCTGTTCAACGAACAGGGCTACGACGGCACCAGCATGGGTGACCTGGCGCGCGCCCTCGGCGTCACCAAGTCCGCCATCTACCACCACGTCTCCGCCAAGGAGGAGCTGCTGCGCCGGTCCCTGGACCGGGCACTGGACGCCCTGTTCGCTGTCACCCGCGAACCCGCCGCCACCAGCGGGTCGGCGATCGACCGGTTGGACCACGTGTTGCGGGGCAGTGTGCGGGTACTGGTCGCCGAACTGGAACACGTGACGCTGCTGCTGCGGGTGCGCGGCAACACCGAGGTGGAACGCCGCGCCCTGGAGCGGCGCCGCGAGTTCGACCACATCGTCAGCGAGCTGGTCCGCCACGGTGCCGAGGAGGGGGACATCCGACCCGACATCGACCCGGCGCTGGCCAGCAGGCTGATGTTCGGAACGGTGAACTCGATCGTCGAGTGGTACCGCCCGGGCCGCGGCCTGGAGGCCGACGAGCTCGCCGACGCGCTCGCCGCGATGGCGTTCAACGGGTTGCGGGCCTGA
- a CDS encoding type II toxin-antitoxin system Phd/YefM family antitoxin: MEINSRRGDAVLVSCEDYEALEETAHLLRSPANAQRLLESLAQARRGEYEEHPLSR, encoded by the coding sequence GTGGAGATCAACTCCCGACGGGGCGATGCGGTGCTGGTCTCCTGCGAGGACTACGAAGCGTTGGAGGAGACCGCGCACCTGCTGCGTTCTCCCGCGAACGCCCAACGGCTGTTGGAGAGCCTCGCTCAGGCCCGTCGTGGCGAGTACGAAGAACACCCGCTGTCACGATGA